The Alosa sapidissima isolate fAloSap1 chromosome 5, fAloSap1.pri, whole genome shotgun sequence genome has a window encoding:
- the LOC121708798 gene encoding sericin-2-like isoform X1, whose protein sequence is MAVLAKVVAVWFLIATVSNVFCLPKRDVVEKGAHVVDVTTPNPNNQTQTGDNGGASEDVQSATPAPNPQNQTDAAQTEVTDGASEDDVVTEGPNSQNQTTAAQTGNADGASEDDVVTEGPNSQNQTTAAQTGNADGVSEDDVVTEGPNSQNQTTAAQTGNADGVSEDDVVTEGPNSQNQTTAAQTGNADGASEDDLVTEAPNSQNQTTSYAAGSQDGPSEDAEVTMPTPNVQNQTTSDHTVGTDGASEDAFVLTTVLNLHNETTAAQDGTTVTDSHDSA, encoded by the exons ATGGCAGTACTGGCAAAAGTTGTCGCTGTGTGGTTTCTCATTGCTACTGTTAGTAATG tcttctgtcttccaaagAGGGATGTTGTGGAGAAAGGTGCCCATGTGGTTGATGTTACAACACCAAATCCCAACAACCAGACCCAAACCGGAGATAATG GTGGTGCAAGTGAAGATGTTCAATCAGCCACTCCAGCACCTAATCCCCAGAATCAGACAGATGCTGCACAAACTGAAGTTACTG aTGGAGCAAGTGAAGATGACGTGGTAACTGAAGGCCCAAattcccaaaaccagacaacagctgcccaaactggaaatGCTG aTGGAGCAAGTGAAGATGACGTGGTAACTGAAGGCCCAAattcccaaaaccagacaacagctgcccaaactggaaatGCTG aTGGAGTAAGTGAAGATGACGTGGTAACTGAAGGCCCAAattcccaaaaccagacaacagctgcccaaactggaaatGCTG aTGGAGTAAGTGAAGATGACGTGGTAACTGAAGGCCCAAattcccaaaaccagacaacagctgcccaaactggaaatGCTG aTGGAGCAAGTGAAGATGACCTGGTAACTGAAGCCCCAAATTCCCAAAACCAGACTACGTCATATGCTGCAG GGTCCCAGGATGGTCCAAGTGAAGATGCTGAGGTTACCATGCCGACACCAAATGTCCAAAACCAGACCACCTCAGACCACACTGTAGGAACTG ATGGTGCAAGTGAGGATGCTTTTGTGTTAACTACTGTACTGAACCTGCATAATGAGACTACTGCTGCCCAAGATGGGACCACGGTTACTG ACTCCCATGATTCTGCCTAA
- the LOC121708798 gene encoding sericin-2-like isoform X4 — translation MAVLAKVVAVWFLIATVSNVFCLPKRDVVEKGAHVVDVTTPNPNNQTQTGDNGGASEDVQSATPAPNPQNQTDAAQTEVTDGASEDDVVTEGPNSQNQTTAAQTGNADGASEDDVVTEGPNSQNQTTAAQTGNADGVSEDDVVTEGPNSQNQTTAAQTGNADGASEDDLVTEAPNSQNQTTSYAAGSQDGPSEDAEVTMPTPNVQNQTTSDHTVGTDGASEDAFVLTTVLNLHNETTAAQDGTTVTDSHDSA, via the exons ATGGCAGTACTGGCAAAAGTTGTCGCTGTGTGGTTTCTCATTGCTACTGTTAGTAATG tcttctgtcttccaaagAGGGATGTTGTGGAGAAAGGTGCCCATGTGGTTGATGTTACAACACCAAATCCCAACAACCAGACCCAAACCGGAGATAATG GTGGTGCAAGTGAAGATGTTCAATCAGCCACTCCAGCACCTAATCCCCAGAATCAGACAGATGCTGCACAAACTGAAGTTACTG aTGGAGCAAGTGAAGATGACGTGGTAACTGAAGGCCCAAattcccaaaaccagacaacagctgcccaaactggaaatGCTG aTGGAGCAAGTGAAGATGACGTGGTAACTGAAGGCCCAAattcccaaaaccagacaacagctgcccaaactggaaatGCTG aTGGAGTAAGTGAAGATGACGTGGTAACTGAAGGCCCAAattcccaaaaccagacaacagctgcccaaactggaaatGCTG aTGGAGCAAGTGAAGATGACCTGGTAACTGAAGCCCCAAATTCCCAAAACCAGACTACGTCATATGCTGCAG GGTCCCAGGATGGTCCAAGTGAAGATGCTGAGGTTACCATGCCGACACCAAATGTCCAAAACCAGACCACCTCAGACCACACTGTAGGAACTG ATGGTGCAAGTGAGGATGCTTTTGTGTTAACTACTGTACTGAACCTGCATAATGAGACTACTGCTGCCCAAGATGGGACCACGGTTACTG ACTCCCATGATTCTGCCTAA
- the LOC121708798 gene encoding sericin-2-like isoform X5 translates to MAVLAKVVAVWFLIATVSNVFCLPKRDVVEKGAHVVDVTTPNPNNQTQTGDNDGASEDDVVTEGPNSQNQTTAAQTGNADGASEDDVVTEGPNSQNQTTAAQTGNADGVSEDDVVTEGPNSQNQTTAAQTGNADGVSEDDVVTEGPNSQNQTTAAQTGNADGASEDDLVTEAPNSQNQTTSYAAGSQDGPSEDAEVTMPTPNVQNQTTSDHTVGTDGASEDAFVLTTVLNLHNETTAAQDGTTVTDSHDSA, encoded by the exons ATGGCAGTACTGGCAAAAGTTGTCGCTGTGTGGTTTCTCATTGCTACTGTTAGTAATG tcttctgtcttccaaagAGGGATGTTGTGGAGAAAGGTGCCCATGTGGTTGATGTTACAACACCAAATCCCAACAACCAGACCCAAACCGGAGATAATG aTGGAGCAAGTGAAGATGACGTGGTAACTGAAGGCCCAAattcccaaaaccagacaacagctgcccaaactggaaatGCTG aTGGAGCAAGTGAAGATGACGTGGTAACTGAAGGCCCAAattcccaaaaccagacaacagctgcccaaactggaaatGCTG aTGGAGTAAGTGAAGATGACGTGGTAACTGAAGGCCCAAattcccaaaaccagacaacagctgcccaaactggaaatGCTG aTGGAGTAAGTGAAGATGACGTGGTAACTGAAGGCCCAAattcccaaaaccagacaacagctgcccaaactggaaatGCTG aTGGAGCAAGTGAAGATGACCTGGTAACTGAAGCCCCAAATTCCCAAAACCAGACTACGTCATATGCTGCAG GGTCCCAGGATGGTCCAAGTGAAGATGCTGAGGTTACCATGCCGACACCAAATGTCCAAAACCAGACCACCTCAGACCACACTGTAGGAACTG ATGGTGCAAGTGAGGATGCTTTTGTGTTAACTACTGTACTGAACCTGCATAATGAGACTACTGCTGCCCAAGATGGGACCACGGTTACTG ACTCCCATGATTCTGCCTAA
- the LOC121708798 gene encoding sericin-2-like isoform X2: MAVLAKVVAVWFLIATVSNVFCLPKRDVVEKGAHVVDVTTPNPNNQTQTGDNGGASEDVQSATPAPNPQNQTDAAQTEVTDGASEDDVVTEGPNSQNQTTAAQTGNADGVSEDDVVTEGPNSQNQTTAAQTGNADGVSEDDVVTEGPNSQNQTTAAQTGNADGASEDDLVTEAPNSQNQTTSYAAGSQDGPSEDAEVTMPTPNVQNQTTSDHTVGTDGASEDAFVLTTVLNLHNETTAAQDGTTVTDSHDSA, translated from the exons ATGGCAGTACTGGCAAAAGTTGTCGCTGTGTGGTTTCTCATTGCTACTGTTAGTAATG tcttctgtcttccaaagAGGGATGTTGTGGAGAAAGGTGCCCATGTGGTTGATGTTACAACACCAAATCCCAACAACCAGACCCAAACCGGAGATAATG GTGGTGCAAGTGAAGATGTTCAATCAGCCACTCCAGCACCTAATCCCCAGAATCAGACAGATGCTGCACAAACTGAAGTTACTG aTGGAGCAAGTGAAGATGACGTGGTAACTGAAGGCCCAAattcccaaaaccagacaacagctgcccaaactggaaatGCTG aTGGAGTAAGTGAAGATGACGTGGTAACTGAAGGCCCAAattcccaaaaccagacaacagctgcccaaactggaaatGCTG aTGGAGTAAGTGAAGATGACGTGGTAACTGAAGGCCCAAattcccaaaaccagacaacagctgcccaaactggaaatGCTG aTGGAGCAAGTGAAGATGACCTGGTAACTGAAGCCCCAAATTCCCAAAACCAGACTACGTCATATGCTGCAG GGTCCCAGGATGGTCCAAGTGAAGATGCTGAGGTTACCATGCCGACACCAAATGTCCAAAACCAGACCACCTCAGACCACACTGTAGGAACTG ATGGTGCAAGTGAGGATGCTTTTGTGTTAACTACTGTACTGAACCTGCATAATGAGACTACTGCTGCCCAAGATGGGACCACGGTTACTG ACTCCCATGATTCTGCCTAA
- the LOC121708798 gene encoding sericin-2-like isoform X7 — protein MAVLAKVVAVWFLIATVSNVFCLPKRDVVEKGAHVVDVTTPNPNNQTQTGDNDGASEDDVVTEGPNSQNQTTAAQTGNADGVSEDDVVTEGPNSQNQTTAAQTGNADGVSEDDVVTEGPNSQNQTTAAQTGNADGASEDDLVTEAPNSQNQTTSYAAGSQDGPSEDAEVTMPTPNVQNQTTSDHTVGTDGASEDAFVLTTVLNLHNETTAAQDGTTVTDSHDSA, from the exons ATGGCAGTACTGGCAAAAGTTGTCGCTGTGTGGTTTCTCATTGCTACTGTTAGTAATG tcttctgtcttccaaagAGGGATGTTGTGGAGAAAGGTGCCCATGTGGTTGATGTTACAACACCAAATCCCAACAACCAGACCCAAACCGGAGATAATG aTGGAGCAAGTGAAGATGACGTGGTAACTGAAGGCCCAAattcccaaaaccagacaacagctgcccaaactggaaatGCTG aTGGAGTAAGTGAAGATGACGTGGTAACTGAAGGCCCAAattcccaaaaccagacaacagctgcccaaactggaaatGCTG aTGGAGTAAGTGAAGATGACGTGGTAACTGAAGGCCCAAattcccaaaaccagacaacagctgcccaaactggaaatGCTG aTGGAGCAAGTGAAGATGACCTGGTAACTGAAGCCCCAAATTCCCAAAACCAGACTACGTCATATGCTGCAG GGTCCCAGGATGGTCCAAGTGAAGATGCTGAGGTTACCATGCCGACACCAAATGTCCAAAACCAGACCACCTCAGACCACACTGTAGGAACTG ATGGTGCAAGTGAGGATGCTTTTGTGTTAACTACTGTACTGAACCTGCATAATGAGACTACTGCTGCCCAAGATGGGACCACGGTTACTG ACTCCCATGATTCTGCCTAA
- the LOC121708798 gene encoding sericin-2-like isoform X6 produces the protein MAVLAKVVAVWFLIATVSNVFCLPKRDVVEKGAHVVDVTTPNPNNQTQTGDNGGASEDVQSATPAPNPQNQTDAAQTEVTDGVSEDDVVTEGPNSQNQTTAAQTGNADGVSEDDVVTEGPNSQNQTTAAQTGNADGASEDDLVTEAPNSQNQTTSYAAGSQDGPSEDAEVTMPTPNVQNQTTSDHTVGTDGASEDAFVLTTVLNLHNETTAAQDGTTVTDSHDSA, from the exons ATGGCAGTACTGGCAAAAGTTGTCGCTGTGTGGTTTCTCATTGCTACTGTTAGTAATG tcttctgtcttccaaagAGGGATGTTGTGGAGAAAGGTGCCCATGTGGTTGATGTTACAACACCAAATCCCAACAACCAGACCCAAACCGGAGATAATG GTGGTGCAAGTGAAGATGTTCAATCAGCCACTCCAGCACCTAATCCCCAGAATCAGACAGATGCTGCACAAACTGAAGTTACTG aTGGAGTAAGTGAAGATGACGTGGTAACTGAAGGCCCAAattcccaaaaccagacaacagctgcccaaactggaaatGCTG aTGGAGTAAGTGAAGATGACGTGGTAACTGAAGGCCCAAattcccaaaaccagacaacagctgcccaaactggaaatGCTG aTGGAGCAAGTGAAGATGACCTGGTAACTGAAGCCCCAAATTCCCAAAACCAGACTACGTCATATGCTGCAG GGTCCCAGGATGGTCCAAGTGAAGATGCTGAGGTTACCATGCCGACACCAAATGTCCAAAACCAGACCACCTCAGACCACACTGTAGGAACTG ATGGTGCAAGTGAGGATGCTTTTGTGTTAACTACTGTACTGAACCTGCATAATGAGACTACTGCTGCCCAAGATGGGACCACGGTTACTG ACTCCCATGATTCTGCCTAA